The nucleotide sequence CAGAGCAACAGATATCAGGATGTATTAGGAGTTTTATTTCAAGAACTTGAATTAAAAAATGATTTCAAAGGTCAATTTTTCACACCTTATGAATTATCATACTGTATGAATAAAATTAATTTTGATAAATCATTATTGGAAAGTAAATCTTTTATTTACTGCAATGAACCAGCAGCAGGAAGCGGAGGAATTGTTATAGCTTCATGTCAGATAGTAGAAGAATTAGGCTATAATTATGCAGAAAAATTAATATGGAATATTAATGATTTAGATTTGATGTGTGTATATATGTCATTTATACAATTAAACTTAATAGGAGCTTCTGCTTTAATACAGCATTGCAATACATTAAGTATGGAAGTTTTTGATAGGTTTTATACACTCGGATATATTTTAAATAGATGCGGTGAAAGACTTCGGATAGAAAAAAAGTGCAATAAAATGTTGGAATTAATAAAAGATATATAAACCTTAAATAATAAAAAACGGAGTGTAAAAATGATTTGTGATATATGTCAAAAAAATATAAATGATGATGAGATATTGGAAGGACAAATAAATATTAAATATAAGGATAAAGATGGTATAGAAAAAGAGAAAGAAAAAGAAGGTAAACTTTGTATATCACTTTTTATATTTTTCAGATGGAACTTAGTGCTTGACAAATTAGGTTTTAAGTTTAAAGAAACGGCAGTATGGGAAAAAGAAAATGCATCAAATTATCTAAATAATTTTTTAAGGATACATGAGGATATATCTTTTCGCAGTTTAGGTAATGCTAATCTAAGAAAAGAATATGTTGACTATTTAGAATATCAAATTAATAAAAATAAATTAGATAGAATAATAGATATTTGGAGAGGATTAAGGAGTGCATTAAACAGCAAAGACAAAGATGATGTTATTAAATATATAGAGACAGGCATCAAGGAGTTTAATTATGAAAGTAAAAGAAAGAATTTCTATATCTTCTATCACAGGAAAGGCAGAAGGTACAGCTACATTAAAAATCACAGCTAAAAAAACAGGCAGTGAAGATATTGTAAAAGATATAGAAGTAAATATAAATGCGAATATATAAGGATCTGAAATATGGCAGATATAGAAATTGTAGATTTAGAAGAGTTTAGTAATAAAAAAGCAGTTTATGCCAAACTTGGCAAATACAAGATAAATGTTAATGATATACCTGTGGGCTTGGCATTAAAAATAAGTGATTATAGCCAGTCTATAGCAGAGAAAGGTTTTCTTGATTCACAGACTGTGATAGAAGATATAGTAATTCCTCTTATACAAAGACAGGATAAAAATACCTGCCGAGAAGATATATTAGAAGATTTTAATTATGACCAGCTTATAAAAATATTCAGAATGATAATGGATGGCTTTTATAAAGCAGGAATTGACGCTCCTAATGAGGATAAAAAAAAAGAAAACTAATAAAAATAGAATTAATAAAGTTATTGGCACATTTAGCTAATAGCTATGGGTGATACTGTGCAATCTCTTTTTCTTTTTTATGTATTTCACTGTCTTTAGCAGCTATTAATACTATAAAAATAGAAACTATTAAAACCATTATGACTGCTATAATGATTTTTTTGTTTATTTTGGACAAAAAGCCCGTTATTATTGTAATCATATATACTCCTATTATTATATTTTTTAATCTTTTTTATTTAGTAAAATAAAGAATAGCTCCAACTATAGTACCTATTGCTGTAAGAAGTCCTGCTATACCCACAACCGCTTTTTGAAACTTATGCAAGGTATCAACAGTAATATTACCTTCTAAACTTTTCTTTATTTCTTTTAATTCTTCATCTATTTTATTTTTATATTCCTGTATTTCAGTTAAAAAATCTTTCACATGATTTTCCAGCTTTTCTATTCTCAAATCTATTTTGATAAAATCTTCTGACAAATTATCTAAATATGTATCATAACTTTTTATATCATTTCTTAGATTTTTAATTTCTTCTTTCACTTCTTCTACTTTATGAATAATACCGTTTCCATTTTTTGTACCGTCTTCGTTATATCCGACTTGAAGTTCCAAACGGCTCAATCTTTTTTCCAATACAGTAGTTTTACTTTCTCTAGTTGTTGCCATTACTTTAACCTTCTAATATTTTTAAAATATTATTATATCTTTCTTCTCTGTCTTCAAGTCCATTGTATCCACCATTAATAAGTTTAGTATTAATTTCAAAACTTACTAATTATAGCTAAATCATTATAATAAAAAATCATTAATAATGTTTACAGCTTTTCCGACAAATTAACATAATATTTTACAATATAAATGGAGATCAAAAATGAGTGCTGATATCAAAATGTTTACTGTTAATTACTTGCCTAGCAATTATAATTATGAAATGTTAGGATTAGTTAAAGGAAATGTATCTTTAGCTAAACATGTTGGAAAAGATTTACTTGCAGGACTTAAAAATATTGTAGGCGGTGAAGTTGAAAGTTACACTGAAATGCTTAATGAAGCTAGAGAAATAGCAACTAAAAGAATGATAGAAGAAGCTAAAAAATTAGGTGCTAATGCTATAATAGGAATTAATTTTTCTTCATCTTCTGTACTTCCTGGAACTGTAGAAGTTGTTGCTTATGGTACTGCTATTGTATTGAAATAATTTATGAGGAGTAAAAATGGATAACGATATAAAATTATTTACAGCTGATTATTTACCCAACGGATATAATTATGAATTATTAGGTTTGGTTAAAGGAAATATAGCTCAGGCTAAACATATAGGAAAAGATTTGCTTGCAGGTCTTAAAAATATTGTAGGCGGTGAAGTTGAAGGCTACACTGAGATGATTAATGAAGCTAGAGAAGCAGCAACTAAAAGAATGATAGAAGAAGCCAAAAAATTAGGTGCTAATGCTATAATAGGAATACATTATTCATCTTCATCTGTAATGGAAGGAACTACAGAAGTTATTGCTTATGGTACTGCTGTAATAATAAAATAATAATAAAAGGCGGGAATTTTTTCATGAAAAGAGAGACTTACGAATTACAGAATTCTGATATGCCTAATGAATCTTGGCGTATATTTAGAATAATGGGAGAATTTGTAGAAGGATTTGAAACTATGTCCTACTATAAAAATGCTGTTTCTATATTTGGGAGTGCAAGAACTTCAGAAGATCACCCTCATTATAAATTAGCTTATGAAACTGCTAAATTACTAGGTGAAAATAAATACGATATAATAACAGGCGGCGGTCCAGGAATAATGGAAGCTGGAAACAGGGGAGCTTTTGATTCCAATGCAGGTTCTATAGGTTTATGTATAGAATTGCCTTTTGAACAGAAAACTAATCCTTATGTTAAAGAAGAATTAAAATTCAGATACTTCTTTGCTAGAAAAGTAATGTTCTTAAAATATGCAAAAGCTGTTATAATATTTCCCGGCGGTTTTGGTACTATGGACGAGATGTTTGAAACTCTCACTCTAATACAGACAAGAGTTCTTGATAGAATGCCTCTTATAGTTATGAATTATAGTTATTACACTGATTTAATAGAATGGATAAAAAAATATATGATAGGAGAAAATTATATAGATATTGAGGATTTGAACTTAATAAAATACGCTGAAACTCCTCAGGAAACTTTAGATATAATCAATTCTTTTTATCAAAATAAATAAAAATGAAATATATAATAATAATTTTATTAATCAACATCAATATAGTATTTGCCCAATTACCGGAGTTTTTTAATCTAAATGGGTATAAAGATTTAAAATTTGGGATGAGCATTGAAGACGCTGATAATAAAATTACTAATTATAATGTAAACTTATATGCTGATTTTTTTGAATCATTTGAATTAAAAAATAATACTATTCTTAACATATATAAAAATGACACAGAAAAATTAGCATATTATCTATATTTCTACAATAATGAGCTTTACAGAATAGAGATATGCAATCATATAGGTGATATTTATAATAATCCTTCTTTTTATAATCCTGTAACTATGGCTGATATTAACAATATAAAAGAAGAGCTTACTTTACAATATGGGCAAATAACAAAAACGGATGTAAAACACTATTCATTTTATAAAAAACCTTTTGAAGAATATATAATATGGTGGTCATCCGAGCTTGCAAGCGTATCATTATATATAAAACCAGATTTAGATACTTTAGATAATGTTATGAAGCATTATTCATATAGAATTTCTTTTTATGATGAGATTAAAATAAAAAAAATATATTCATCAAAATAACTCTAACTCCCCACCCTTTTTTCTTTATTACTTCATACAAAATTTTAACTTTTACTTTTTTAAAGCTTATACAGAAATTATAGCTCCCACCCTAGTTTTTTATAGAAATGAATACATGTCAAACGCACGTTAAGCAAAATAAAAAATAAAGATAAATTAATAATACAATTTAAATTATATTTATAGCTAAGCTAACCGTGCGTTAAATAGATTTTAAAACTAATACCAACTTGGGCGGGTGCTGAAATTTCTAATAGAGTAATAAATATAATTTAAATTATAAATAAAAATTTAGCTGCAAAATATAAGGGGCGGGGTATGTAAATAAAATTTTATTATTATAAGTTTTAATAATTTATAATATATAGTATAATTTAAAAAGATTGTTATAATAATTTGGAGTATATACCAATGCAAAAAAGAGAGAAACTAGGCAGCAGATTCGGATTTATACTAGTATCTGCAGGCTGTGCGGTTGGAATGGGTAATGTTTGGAGATTTCCATATATAACAGGACAATACGGAGGCGGTGCTTTTGTAATATTATATATCATATCTATAATCATACTAGGTGTGGCTCCTATGGTAATGGAATTCGCTGTAGGAAGAGCCGGAAGACATGATATAGCTACATCCTTTGAGAAACTTGAGAAGAAAGGACATAATTGGCATAAAATAGGTTATATCCAAATATTGGGTAATATTATTCTTATGTTATTTTATACAACTATATGCGGCTGGTGTTTATCTTATTTTTACTTTATGCTTTCAGGACAATTTGAAGGACTTAATGCAAATGAAGTTGGCAATTTCTTTAATGGTGTTTTAGGAAGTCCATCCACATTAACATTATGGATGGGAATAAGTTTATTAATTGGTATAGTAATATGTTCTTTCGGACTAGAGAAAGGTGTAGAAAGAGCAAGTAAATTTATGATGATTTCATTGTTTGCACTTTTAATACTTCTCATTATAAGAGCATTAACTTTACAAGGTGCTGTAGAAGGATTAAAATTTTATTTAGTACCGGATTTAAATAAATTATTTGGAAACGGACTTACAGGATTTATAGGAATATTTTACGCAGCTATAGGTCAGGCATTCTTTTCTTTGAGTGTAGGTCAGGGCGGAATGGCTATATTCGGAAGCTATATAGATAAAAAACAATCTCTTACAGGAGAAGCATTAATAATAATAGCATTAGATACTATGGTAGCTTTATTTTCCGGACTTGTAGTATTTCCAGCATGCTTTGCTTTCGGTGTAAATCCAGGAGAAGGTGCCGGACTTGCATTCGTAACATTGCCTAATATATTTAATTCTATGCCATTAGGAAGATTATGGGGAGCATTATTTTTCTTATTCTTAGCAATGGCAGCTCTTACTACCATAATAGGTGTATTAGAAAATATATATTCATTTATCATGGATAAATTTAAACTTACGAGAAAAAAAACTTCTATTATGCTATTTATAATATTATTCATACTTAGTCTTCCTACAACTTTAGGATTTAATGTATTGTCTAATATCAAACCATTGGGAGAAGGCACTGTCATAATGGATTTACTTGACTTTATGGTATCAAATAATATACTTCCTTTGGGTGCTTTGGTAACCCTATTCTTCTGCACAAGAGATTTCGGATGGGGATTCGATAACTTCATCAAAGAAGCCAATACAGGAGAAGGTATAAAATTTCCTCGAAGATTAAGATTCTATATTAGTTATATACTTCCTTTTATAGTATTGGCAATATTTTTATATGAGTATATAAACAGATTTTTTTTGAAATAATTGTTTAGATTATTATGCATATATTTTATAGATATCATAAACAATTAATGAAATGTATGCTTTTTTATTATTTATAAAAATATATGCATTATTTTAAAGCATAAAACTATTTAGAAAAGTTAGCAAGTATCGTAGTTGCAAGAAGTAAATATATAGCAGTACCGCTAATATCACATATAGAAGTAACAAGAGGTACGCTGCTGGTAGTAGGATCTTTTTTAAACTTGACGAATAAAAACGGCAGGCATAAACCTATCAAACTTCCTATAACAACAACTAATATCATAGAAAGCGATACAACCAATGCTATGATTAAACCGCCCCTAAAAATAGCAATCAATGATACAGCTGCACTCATAGTAAGTCCAAGAGCAGTAGAAACAAGTATCTCTTTTCCAAGCATAAAAAGCCAATCGCTTTTCTTAACATCTCCTACAGATAAACTCCTTATTATGAGAGTAGATGACTGAGCCCCGGCATTTCCTGCACTATCTATAAGCAGCGGTAAGAAAAATATCAAAGAAACATACCTGCTTATAGTCTCTTCAAACATTCCGATAACATATCCTGATACAATATTAACAAATACTAAAACAAAAAGCCAAAATATTCTTCTTTTGTAAAGCACAATAGGATTAGCTTGTTTTATATTACTATCAAAATCATCATCTATACTAATAGCTCCCAATTTATGAAAGTCCTCTGTATCCTCTTCTTCTGCTATATCAAATATATCATCTATAGTAACAATACCTATCAAAGCATTTTTAGAATCAACAACAGGTATATAAAGTAAATCGTATTTTCTTCCTACTCTAACAGCTTCTTCCTGATCCGAATATACCGACAAATATATTATATCTGTATGCATAAGGTCTTCTATTTTATCATATTGATTTGCAAATAATAAATCTTTTAATAAAATATATCCTATTAAAGTATCATCTTTTTGAACAACATATATAACTTCAAAAGTTTCAGAGTCTTTACCATATTTTCTAATATATTCTAAAGTCTGTTTAACAGTATAATCTGGCAGAACATCTATATATTCAGGAGTCATTATACGCCCTATACTGTCTTCAGGATATCCTAATAACTGCCTTGTAATATTTAAATCTTTCTCCCCCATCAAAGAAAAAATCTTTTTTGTTATATCGGAAGGAAGTTCTTCAAAAAGAGAGGTTCTGTCATCAGGACTCATATCATGAATAAGTTCTTTTAACTCATTTTCATTCATAGAAATGATAATTTTTTCCTGTTCTTCCGGTTCTAATTCGGAAAATACATAAGCGGACATTTCTCTTGATAAAAGCCTAAATACTATGCTTCTGTTTTTATCGCTGTCTAATATTCGTATAATATCTACTATTTCAGCTGCATGCATACCAGCAAGTAAATATTTAAGTTTGTCCCATCTTTGATTTTCTATTATATTAATAATTTCAGTATATTCTTTATTTTCTACCATGCTTCTATCATATTTTTTTTATATTTATATATATCAATTCTTTTATTATTATTATATAATATATACATTATATAATAATAATAAAAAAAAACCAACAATATAATTTTAATATTATCAATATAAAGGAGTTACTTATATGGCTGATATAAAAAGAATTGGGGTATTAACAAGCGGGGGAGATGCTTCCGGAATGAACCCTGCTATAAGAAGCGTAGTTAGAACCGCAATAGCCAATGGTTTAGAAGTTATGGGCATAAAAGAAGGATATCAAGGTCTTATGTATAATGATGTATATCAAATGAATCCCGGAAGTGTAGGCGGAATCATTAATCATGGAGGCACTATACTATTTTCAGCAAGATCTCCTGAATTCCAAACAGAAGAAGGCATGAAAAAAGCTGCTGATAACATGAAATATCATGGAATGGATGCTTTAATTGTTATAGGAGGAGATGGAACTTATAAAGGAGCATTAGATTTCTATAATCATCACCCTGAATATCCTATAGTTGCAATACCCGGAACTATAGACAATGATATATTTGGTACAGATTACACTATAGGTTATGATACTGCTGTTAATGTGGCAATGGATGCTATAGATAAATTAAGAGATACTGCCACAAGCCATGGAAGATGTTTCGTTGTAGAAGTTATGGGAAGACATGCCGGATACATTGCATTAGAAGTTGGAATAGCTTCAGGAGCTGAGGATATATTAATACCTGAAACTACAACCGATATGGACAAGATAGTAGAAGAATTACAAATAGCTAAAAAAAGAGGAAAAAAATCTTCTATCATAGTTGTAGCTGAAGGTGATGAATCAGGCGGAGCTATGGAAGTTGCTAAACAAATTGAGGGTAAAACAGGTTTCGATACACGCGTTACTATATTAGGACACATGCAAAGAGGCGGTTCGCCTACTTCAAGAGAGCGTTTGATGGCTGCAAGATTCGGTTATATTGCGGTTAAAGCTTTATTAGAAGGAAAGAAAAATGTTGCTGTAGGAATTTGGAAAGGTGAATATACTTACACTCCTTTAACCGATGCTGTAAAAAAAGTTCCTAAAATAGATCCTATAGACTTGGCTTTATGCAGAACTCTTGCTATATAACAAATAAAGGCTATAATTTATTATGATACAGAATAAATCCATTTTAGGAATAAGAATAGATAATTTCCAAGTTAGTCTTGAAGAAATATTAGACTACCTTAAATATGGAAAAAATATACTCATAATATCTCTGGATGTGCATCAATTACTAAAAGTAAGATATAATAAAAAATTAAAAGAGATTATAAATAATTCTTCTTTAGTGGTTGCCGCACACCCTTCTATAGCCAAAGCTTATAAATTTATTCATAAAGAAGAAATAAATTATATTAATGAATTCATTTTATTTTCAAAAGTTCTAGATTATATAGAACAAAAAAAGATGTCTATGTTTTTATTCGGAGATGAAGAAAAATATTTCTTTACTATATCTGAAAAAATTAAAAAGATTTATCCCGGTATTTATATGCTTGGTAATTATCAAAATACCAAAGATAAAGAAGAATTAGATAAAGCATTTATAGGTTTTAAAAAGATAGAACCTGATGTATTTTTAATGTATATGGAATTCAAGAAATCTTTATATTGGTTCAATAATAATAAACAAAATTTAGATATGAAATTTTTTATTCCATTCAAAAGACCATTAGATAGTTTTGCTGGAAAAATAAAACCTCCTAGTATGGAGGTATTAAATAAAGATAAATATGAATCATTCTATGCCAAAAAAAATATATTCAGAGTATTCTTATATATTGACTATATAAGATTTTGGATATTAGTTTTCTTTGAAAAACTTACAACTAAAAAAGATAAGAAAAATACTGTTTCAAACAACTAATCAATACAAATATATTTTATTCTAATATATGATTTTCTAATCCTTTACAAATTCATAAAAATGTCAATTTGATACAGCATTTCTAATTGATAGCAAGCAAAGTTTCCTGTAAAGCCTGCATATATTCTCTTGCCCTTGAAACATTAGGATTAGCAGGATATTCCGATATAAAAGTATCAAAAACCTTATAAGAATCAGAGTATCTTCCTACTTTAAAATATGATAAACCTATATAAAGTAAAGCCTCAGCATCTAAGGTATAAACATTATTAAGTCTTACTCTATTATAATATTCCAATGCTCTGTTGTAATTTTTTTCATTATAGTATGACTGAGCTATTCTAAATAAAGCCTCTTCTGCATATTCAGTTCTAGGAAATAATTCTGCTATTTTTGTATAATACATTCTTGATTTTATATAATTAGTTTCTACAAAAGTTTTATGGGCCATAGCAGGTACTTGTATCAAATATGTTCTTACAACTTCATCATAATATATACTTGTTTTGTTATATTTAAGGAAATCCTCATAAGTTTCAAATGCTCTGTCATATTCATTCATATTGAAATAAACTCTTGCTCTTCCAAGAACTGCCAATTCTCCTTCATTTCTTAGGAAATAACTTAAAGCTTCTCCGTATTTTTGCTGAAGGAATAATTGATAACCGTATTGTACATTTATTTTTGATGCTAAATTTGAATCGCCAACTTTTAAATTTTCCTGCAGTTTTGACATTATATATGGATCTGCATTATTTTCTAATCTTGATATATCCGCATAAGCTATAACTGCATTTGTGGAGTATTGAATAAAGTTAGGATTATTTATGATATTGGCAAGTCTTTCTTTTGCCAAAGAATATTTTTTTAATCTTTTTAAAGAATCTGCAACCATAAAATATGATTCTGCTATATTATTTATTGGTCTTGATTTACTATCTATGGATAAATATTCATTTAAATTATTAATAGCTTCCTGATAATTTTCTATCTCATAACTTCTTTTACCTTTTTGAAAATATCTTTCAGGAGATGATAATGCTGATACTTTGGTGATGAATACTCCGCCTAATATTGCCACTATAGTTATAACAGATGCTAAAACTGCTGCATAAGT is from Brachyspira hampsonii and encodes:
- a CDS encoding N-6 DNA methylase, whose amino-acid sequence is MNKLKSSKYKNLYNILKNVSYKHTIAKVFYDFIAMTALNIAIGISLNMEDKEKRIEQFKKIAVTYDENEMEFFNAFKLGLVNEYQSNRYQDVLGVLFQELELKNDFKGQFFTPYELSYCMNKINFDKSLLESKSFIYCNEPAAGSGGIVIASCQIVEELGYNYAEKLIWNINDLDLMCVYMSFIQLNLIGASALIQHCNTLSMEVFDRFYTLGYILNRCGERLRIEKKCNKMLELIKDI
- a CDS encoding YbjQ family protein, giving the protein MSADIKMFTVNYLPSNYNYEMLGLVKGNVSLAKHVGKDLLAGLKNIVGGEVESYTEMLNEAREIATKRMIEEAKKLGANAIIGINFSSSSVLPGTVEVVAYGTAIVLK
- a CDS encoding YbjQ family protein, whose translation is MDNDIKLFTADYLPNGYNYELLGLVKGNIAQAKHIGKDLLAGLKNIVGGEVEGYTEMINEAREAATKRMIEEAKKLGANAIIGIHYSSSSVMEGTTEVIAYGTAVIIK
- a CDS encoding TIGR00730 family Rossman fold protein — encoded protein: MKRETYELQNSDMPNESWRIFRIMGEFVEGFETMSYYKNAVSIFGSARTSEDHPHYKLAYETAKLLGENKYDIITGGGPGIMEAGNRGAFDSNAGSIGLCIELPFEQKTNPYVKEELKFRYFFARKVMFLKYAKAVIIFPGGFGTMDEMFETLTLIQTRVLDRMPLIVMNYSYYTDLIEWIKKYMIGENYIDIEDLNLIKYAETPQETLDIINSFYQNK
- a CDS encoding sodium-dependent transporter, coding for MQKREKLGSRFGFILVSAGCAVGMGNVWRFPYITGQYGGGAFVILYIISIIILGVAPMVMEFAVGRAGRHDIATSFEKLEKKGHNWHKIGYIQILGNIILMLFYTTICGWCLSYFYFMLSGQFEGLNANEVGNFFNGVLGSPSTLTLWMGISLLIGIVICSFGLEKGVERASKFMMISLFALLILLIIRALTLQGAVEGLKFYLVPDLNKLFGNGLTGFIGIFYAAIGQAFFSLSVGQGGMAIFGSYIDKKQSLTGEALIIIALDTMVALFSGLVVFPACFAFGVNPGEGAGLAFVTLPNIFNSMPLGRLWGALFFLFLAMAALTTIIGVLENIYSFIMDKFKLTRKKTSIMLFIILFILSLPTTLGFNVLSNIKPLGEGTVIMDLLDFMVSNNILPLGALVTLFFCTRDFGWGFDNFIKEANTGEGIKFPRRLRFYISYILPFIVLAIFLYEYINRFFLK
- the mgtE gene encoding magnesium transporter produces the protein MVENKEYTEIINIIENQRWDKLKYLLAGMHAAEIVDIIRILDSDKNRSIVFRLLSREMSAYVFSELEPEEQEKIIISMNENELKELIHDMSPDDRTSLFEELPSDITKKIFSLMGEKDLNITRQLLGYPEDSIGRIMTPEYIDVLPDYTVKQTLEYIRKYGKDSETFEVIYVVQKDDTLIGYILLKDLLFANQYDKIEDLMHTDIIYLSVYSDQEEAVRVGRKYDLLYIPVVDSKNALIGIVTIDDIFDIAEEEDTEDFHKLGAISIDDDFDSNIKQANPIVLYKRRIFWLFVLVFVNIVSGYVIGMFEETISRYVSLIFFLPLLIDSAGNAGAQSSTLIIRSLSVGDVKKSDWLFMLGKEILVSTALGLTMSAAVSLIAIFRGGLIIALVVSLSMILVVVIGSLIGLCLPFLFVKFKKDPTTSSVPLVTSICDISGTAIYLLLATTILANFSK
- the pfkA gene encoding 6-phosphofructokinase; amino-acid sequence: MADIKRIGVLTSGGDASGMNPAIRSVVRTAIANGLEVMGIKEGYQGLMYNDVYQMNPGSVGGIINHGGTILFSARSPEFQTEEGMKKAADNMKYHGMDALIVIGGDGTYKGALDFYNHHPEYPIVAIPGTIDNDIFGTDYTIGYDTAVNVAMDAIDKLRDTATSHGRCFVVEVMGRHAGYIALEVGIASGAEDILIPETTTDMDKIVEELQIAKKRGKKSSIIVVAEGDESGGAMEVAKQIEGKTGFDTRVTILGHMQRGGSPTSRERLMAARFGYIAVKALLEGKKNVAVGIWKGEYTYTPLTDAVKKVPKIDPIDLALCRTLAI
- a CDS encoding WecB/TagA/CpsF family glycosyltransferase, with the translated sequence MIQNKSILGIRIDNFQVSLEEILDYLKYGKNILIISLDVHQLLKVRYNKKLKEIINNSSLVVAAHPSIAKAYKFIHKEEINYINEFILFSKVLDYIEQKKMSMFLFGDEEKYFFTISEKIKKIYPGIYMLGNYQNTKDKEELDKAFIGFKKIEPDVFLMYMEFKKSLYWFNNNKQNLDMKFFIPFKRPLDSFAGKIKPPSMEVLNKDKYESFYAKKNIFRVFLYIDYIRFWILVFFEKLTTKKDKKNTVSNN
- a CDS encoding tetratricopeptide repeat protein, whose protein sequence is MKTYAAVLASVITIVAILGGVFITKVSALSSPERYFQKGKRSYEIENYQEAINNLNEYLSIDSKSRPINNIAESYFMVADSLKRLKKYSLAKERLANIINNPNFIQYSTNAVIAYADISRLENNADPYIMSKLQENLKVGDSNLASKINVQYGYQLFLQQKYGEALSYFLRNEGELAVLGRARVYFNMNEYDRAFETYEDFLKYNKTSIYYDEVVRTYLIQVPAMAHKTFVETNYIKSRMYYTKIAELFPRTEYAEEALFRIAQSYYNEKNYNRALEYYNRVRLNNVYTLDAEALLYIGLSYFKVGRYSDSYKVFDTFISEYPANPNVSRAREYMQALQETLLAIN